One Thiocapsa bogorovii DNA segment encodes these proteins:
- the nuoN gene encoding NADH-quinone oxidoreductase subunit NuoN has protein sequence MPFDAANLFPILPEIAILVTATLVLVLDLYLKEKDKDINHTLTLIGLLVAIGLTGAVGGGEARIIFDGNVVRDGLTDLLRGAILVVSLLAFVYARPWLKDRGLFVGEFYVLGLFAILGMLIMVSANSFLTIYLGLELQALCLYALVAFDRDSKKGAEAAMKYFVLGALGSGMLLYGVSMIYGATGSIEFGPVAQAVAEQGMDNKVLVFGVVFLVIGVGFKFGAVPFHMWVPDIYEGAPTPAVLLLGSAPKIAAFALAIRMLVDGLEAIQPDWQGMLLILAVLSMGLGNLVAIAQTNIKRMLAYSTISHVGFIFLGLLAGSAQGYASAMFYAIVYAVMSTGAFGILLILSRKGFDAENLDDLKGLNDRDSWYAAMMALVMFSMAGVPPTVGFMAKLLVLEAVVRIDLVWLALVAVAFSIIGAFYYLRVVKVIYFDKPNPDMPVLTTSSGVRVAMSLNGLSLLVLGLFPATLLSWCQSVFV, from the coding sequence ATGCCATTCGACGCCGCCAATCTGTTCCCTATCCTGCCGGAGATCGCGATCCTGGTCACCGCCACTCTCGTGCTGGTGCTGGATCTCTATCTCAAGGAGAAGGACAAGGACATCAACCATACCCTGACCCTGATCGGACTGCTGGTCGCGATCGGTCTGACGGGTGCCGTGGGCGGCGGCGAGGCGCGCATCATCTTCGACGGCAATGTCGTGCGCGACGGCCTGACCGATCTGCTCAGAGGCGCGATCCTGGTCGTCAGCCTGCTCGCCTTCGTCTATGCACGCCCGTGGCTGAAGGATCGCGGACTCTTCGTCGGCGAGTTCTACGTCTTGGGGCTCTTTGCGATCCTCGGGATGCTGATCATGGTGTCGGCCAACAGTTTCCTGACGATCTATCTCGGTCTCGAGCTCCAAGCGCTCTGTCTCTATGCCCTGGTCGCCTTCGATCGCGACTCGAAGAAGGGCGCCGAAGCCGCGATGAAATATTTCGTGCTGGGCGCGCTCGGCTCGGGAATGCTCCTCTATGGCGTCTCCATGATTTACGGCGCCACCGGCTCGATCGAGTTCGGTCCGGTCGCACAGGCGGTGGCCGAGCAGGGCATGGACAATAAGGTCCTGGTCTTCGGCGTGGTCTTCCTGGTCATCGGCGTGGGCTTCAAGTTCGGTGCCGTGCCCTTCCATATGTGGGTCCCCGACATCTACGAGGGCGCGCCTACGCCGGCCGTTCTGTTGCTCGGCAGTGCGCCGAAGATCGCGGCCTTCGCGTTGGCGATTCGTATGTTGGTCGATGGCCTCGAGGCGATCCAGCCGGATTGGCAGGGCATGCTCCTGATTCTCGCCGTGCTCTCCATGGGTCTTGGCAACCTGGTCGCGATCGCGCAGACCAACATCAAGCGCATGCTGGCCTACTCGACCATCTCGCACGTTGGGTTCATCTTTCTCGGGCTCTTGGCCGGTTCCGCTCAAGGCTACGCGTCGGCGATGTTCTACGCGATCGTCTACGCCGTCATGTCGACCGGCGCCTTCGGCATCCTGCTGATCCTGAGCCGCAAAGGCTTCGATGCGGAGAATCTGGACGACCTCAAGGGACTGAACGACCGAGATTCCTGGTATGCGGCCATGATGGCATTGGTGATGTTCTCGATGGCCGGTGTCCCGCCGACAGTCGGCTTCATGGCAAAGCTGCTGGTGCTCGAGGCTGTTGTTCGGATCGACCTCGTCTGGCTCGCACTTGTTGCCGTCGCCTTTTCGATCATCGGGGCCTTCTACTACCTGCGCGTGGTCAAGGTGATCTATTTCGACAAGCCGAACCCGGACATGCCCGTCCTGACGACCAGCAGCGGCGTGCGCGTCGCCATGAGTCTCAACGGTCTTTCCCTTTTGGTGCTCGGCCTCTTCCCGGCGACCCTCTTGAGCTG